A genome region from Methanobacterium subterraneum includes the following:
- the wecB gene encoding non-hydrolyzing UDP-N-acetylglucosamine 2-epimerase — protein MKIAFIIGTRPEIIKMSPLIDEVDKRGIDYILIHTGQHYDHEMSQQFFLDLELSQPHYNIGVGSDSHGKQTAVMMEGIEKVLLSEKPDIVLVQGDTNAVLAGALVAAKLHIAVGHVEAGLRSYDKTMPEEINRMVADVCTNLFFVPTEETAINLLFEGISPTNIFITGNTVVDACYRNLKIAGKTSQIMPQLELDGDILLLTLHRAENVDDRERLENIVEALLKVEGLNIVFPVHPRTMKTLKEFGMFSQLEKAPHIKMIKPIGYLDFLILQSNSKLIMTDSGGIQEEAITLDIPCLTLRYNTERPETVHAGGNILVGSDTEKITETVSMILGDEGLYQRMKEAPNPYGDGTTSKQIVDAIQNAHDQGKLEIKPPESITGRQVKKLLLVDEPVTVAQFEEKNPKCIVNIVFNGDNTEYPRSDLLLNGKTIMVTQLSDPDL, from the coding sequence ATGAAAATAGCGTTTATAATAGGCACCAGACCCGAAATCATCAAAATGTCCCCTTTAATTGATGAAGTGGATAAAAGGGGAATTGATTACATTTTAATACATACTGGTCAGCATTACGATCATGAAATGTCCCAGCAGTTTTTCCTGGATCTAGAACTCTCCCAACCCCACTACAACATAGGGGTGGGTTCAGATTCCCATGGGAAACAAACCGCGGTTATGATGGAGGGCATTGAAAAAGTTCTCCTTTCTGAAAAACCAGACATTGTCCTGGTGCAGGGTGATACCAATGCGGTTCTAGCCGGGGCCCTGGTTGCAGCTAAACTACACATAGCAGTGGGACACGTGGAGGCCGGACTCCGCTCCTATGATAAGACCATGCCGGAGGAGATAAACCGTATGGTGGCAGATGTGTGCACCAACCTCTTCTTTGTGCCCACCGAGGAAACTGCCATAAATCTGTTATTTGAGGGAATATCTCCTACAAATATTTTCATCACGGGCAATACTGTGGTGGATGCCTGTTACCGGAACCTTAAAATTGCTGGTAAAACCTCCCAGATCATGCCCCAACTGGAACTTGATGGTGACATCTTGTTATTAACTTTACATCGTGCCGAGAATGTTGATGACCGGGAAAGACTGGAAAACATAGTAGAAGCTCTCCTTAAAGTTGAAGGCCTTAACATTGTCTTCCCGGTACATCCCCGTACTATGAAAACCCTCAAAGAATTTGGAATGTTTTCTCAACTTGAAAAAGCCCCGCACATTAAGATGATAAAGCCCATTGGTTATCTTGACTTCCTGATCCTCCAGTCCAATTCCAAGTTAATAATGACTGATTCCGGTGGAATCCAGGAAGAAGCCATAACCCTTGATATACCATGCTTAACCCTTCGGTACAACACCGAACGACCAGAAACAGTCCATGCAGGGGGTAATATCCTGGTGGGTTCCGATACTGAAAAAATAACCGAAACTGTCTCCATGATACTGGGTGATGAGGGACTTTATCAAAGGATGAAGGAAGCACCTAATCCATATGGTGATGGCACTACTTCTAAACAGATTGTCGATGCTATACAGAATGCGCACGACCAGGGAAAGCTGGAAATCAAACCTCCTGAAAGTATAACTGGAAGACAGGTGAAGAAACTTTTGTTGGTGGATGAACCAGTTACTGTGGCCCAATTCGAGGAAAAAAATCCAAAATGTATTGTAAATATCGTATTTAATGGTGATAATACTGAATATCCAAGATCGGATCTTCTCCTAAATGGTAAAACCATAATGGTTACCCAATTAAGTGATCCTGATTTATAA